The genomic DNA GTATTTTCGGATATTTCTTGATTCAACTCTACTATCAGCTTAGAATATCCTTCACTTTCTtccctaaataaattaaatttacgttGTTTGTAACTGAAAATaagacattaatttaatataacataatactacattgaagtttataaaaatctgtttaattatacttactataacttagttttgattttaataaactttgtatagaaatttttattttttaacgtgCCTACATCTTGTAGTGTGTCAATCTCTAAACGTTCCTTTAATAATTTGTCAGATATAAATGATTCTAGTTCTCTcactaaataacaaaaattactgCGTTCTTCACTTTGTACTTCTAGAGATGTTTCTGCAtctaacacacacacaacatCCAGTAGTATAGATGGTATGTCTGCATGtaaaacctaaaaaaacaatatttttaaaagattgaaAGGTAATTTgattatcaatatttaaacttaaaatcaaTTGATATCCTATACCAAGGCCTATGAAAAGACATAATTAATGTTAGCAAACTTAGGTTTGCACAAAAGGGTAAAGAACAGTATTTGCACTTTTTGCACTTAAACTTATCTCATTTTGTTGGCCACAGTTTAAGATTATGTTTCcataaattaagaataatttacttaattaattaatttttttttttatttattttttttactttttttatttttttttttttttattaataataatttacttacaatCATGTCTCTTAGAACAGATATAACTGAATCTTTTTTTAGGAGTCCTCGTAGGCCACATAGTAGCAAATCATAGATGTTTTGAGATAACCCTGATAGTTTATCAGATTTGGAAAATAAAGGACTCTTTGCTTCATCTTTAATAAACTGTGTCACTGAttttaagctgaaataaattggtttaagtatgaacataatttttatattaaacaaaatacaagATTTTGTTGTTGTAACAgaggttaaatattattttcacaataCATTGTTTAATATGATCCAAGCTAAAATGTTTGAATCTTTAACAGAAATTTATACTTTGATAACCACCTATTATAACACTTTCACCTACTTTCCATTAAAACCAggaatttttatgtaattaatttcTGCAACGCTTTTTGGTTTTGATCATAATGACAGTAATGGTAGAGATTTCACTAATCGAGATTACAACCATCTATTATACGAAATTTACAAATTGTTTGTTGACATTATAacctaataaaattattaacagttAACTTAACAGTAACAATGTTTAACATTCCGATTAGGTTATTGAATTGCTGTGCAAATAAATTGaatcttaattttaaatcaaaaagtaacaaaaaaaatcaacatgTGGTGAATAACAAAATGATATAGTAAACATGAAACTCACAATTGTTCTCGTCCCAATTTTTCCCAGGCTTTACAATAGTCCGATACGAATTTTGTAAACGTACCCATGTTGATAAATgggtcttatatttattttcacaacaATATCATACGAACAACATACGCCGCAGCCATttccgaaaataaaaaaaaaattaatctaaaATACAGGCAACACAGCACACAGAAAAACATAGaccaaaaacaaaaagtatacaaccACTTAACAAGTTttgtcgtttaaaagaatattgatttattatatcaACACAAATGAAACAAGAAACAAAAATGGAAAGTCGgaaacaaactaaataaataataattcatataaatttaCTCAATGAAAAGTTGGGCTTGGTTAAATGAAAAGTCAATAGTAACTTACAAGTTACAGAATAGCTGTGACAAAGAAACCACATTGAGATATGGAAGATTTGGGacctttcaattttattaaacgtTTATAGCGTCGTAACAAATCATTATCTTTTAAATGAAATAGTGCAGAGTTTTTTACGTTCTGACCTTTGAATAATGCCGTCAGTGGTAGTGAAGCCACAGCGAACAGCCGCGACCAGATTTATCTCGGGCATACAAACGCTCGACTTTACGTCCGTGACTTTCGTCTATTAGCTAGCACAGTGCAGTCCACAGTTATTATCCAGAAACACGTCTGTCAGTCGCGTCCGATATTTTTTTTCCGTCTTCATAAAACCTTATACTTAACTATTGCAACTTTATCCTACATTTATATTTTGCGACTAAagcaatttttttcaaaatttcctCATGGTTTCGATCTTAGTCGTTAAACGAGCCTTAAACTACTTACGATTAGGTACctttaacttaatatttatttaaatttttacaggttattttagttttagtataataataataattaaaaaatctttactgATCAAAAAGTAAATCATTATCAAAATCGATTTGATTTAGGTATTTATCTGCTGTGATGGCTATTTTCTTCCATGTCTGTGGCCAAATTTCTTTGACGCATTTGTAAATGAGCCTAATTCTGTGGTTATTCTAACCTCAAACAGTTGTCAAAagtcaaaacattatttttaattgattcttTCTTATTTAATGAATCAAAATGCCTTCTTATGAATTAGCTTTGATGTTGAAAGCTATGCCTAAACCAGAGTTAAAAACAACCTTAACGCGAATATCTCATGCCATATTTAACCGTGGTGGTATAATCCGAAATATTGAAAATTTGGGTTTTAGAGCGATGCCCTATAAAACAAGCTCACACAGTTTAGTTCATCGAGAagcaaattattttgttttcaaaatagaCACCGCAACACAAGCAGTTGCAGATTTAAAAGAAGAGTATAGCAGGGATGTGGATATTATAAGACAGCGAGTATATAAAATACCAGATAAAGCGGACCAAACATGTACATTGGAACAAGAGCTCTTACCCCCTGCTTATCGAGAAGAAGTTCAGAAGATGATTGAATTAGGAAAGTCCCAAGTAAATCGGTTTacctataaatttaaatataactctgGACTGGATTATTATCCTTTCCAAAAGTAGTAATTTCagtatagttttagtttagttgtatataaatttacataataaatatagttgGTAGTATGAATGGATGCTTTTTATTGACATCAATATAACTATGATATAAGCCATGGATGCCATGAAGAATTACCTAGCAATTATAAAAAGAGTAGACTAGAGtttcagtaaatttataaagtgggtaatcaattgaacttttgataactataaattcctattggctatatattttattaaattgattaggatttttacaaatatgcgtataattattatttatttaataaatagttttctagaaacattttttattatattttatgtaacaacCAATTTTCATTGATGTTGagtttgtgggtattttgatat from Pararge aegeria chromosome 5, ilParAegt1.1, whole genome shotgun sequence includes the following:
- the LOC120623819 gene encoding probable 28S ribosomal protein S6, mitochondrial, whose amino-acid sequence is MPSYELALMLKAMPKPELKTTLTRISHAIFNRGGIIRNIENLGFRAMPYKTSSHSLVHREANYFVFKIDTATQAVADLKEEYSRDVDIIRQRVYKIPDKADQTCTLEQELLPPAYREEVQKMIELGKSQVNRFTYKFKYNSGLDYYPFQK